A window of the Desulfovibrio sp. Fe33 genome harbors these coding sequences:
- a CDS encoding cereblon family protein has translation MIQRCKKTVRALRGEPDRETPPPGGPESPDERPGESAEAVEAETGGVLVCRACRSRITRRDFAMEVNGSHRHVFFNPYGLVFELGCFASAKNLLPAGPETDEFT, from the coding sequence ATGATCCAACGCTGCAAGAAAACGGTTCGCGCGCTGCGCGGGGAGCCGGATCGCGAAACGCCGCCCCCGGGCGGGCCTGAGTCCCCGGACGAGCGGCCCGGCGAAAGCGCTGAGGCCGTGGAAGCCGAAACCGGCGGGGTGCTGGTCTGCCGGGCGTGCCGGAGCCGGATCACCCGGCGGGACTTCGCCATGGAGGTGAACGGCAGCCACCGGCACGTCTTTTTCAATCCCTACGGGCTGGTGTTCGAACTGGGCTGTTTCGCGTCGGCGAAAAACCTGCTGCCCGCAGGGCCGGAGACCGACGAGTTCACCTAG